The proteins below come from a single Cannabis sativa cultivar Pink pepper isolate KNU-18-1 chromosome 3, ASM2916894v1, whole genome shotgun sequence genomic window:
- the LOC115709319 gene encoding probable glutathione S-transferase, giving the protein MEELKLIGSKKSLFCTRIEWALKLKGVEYEYLEEDLGNKSPILLKYNPVHKKVPVLLHLEKPIAESLVILEYIDEVWKENPLLPQHPYERAKARFWAKFADDKVLMGSFEACKAQGEGKEKLIESVQEALGFLEKEIEGKKYFGGESIGYLDLALGWIHLYLDVWGEVGEMKLFQEEKFPCLHQWSKTFLMENPVVVELSPSREMLVELYSTYIAYLRSLEANK; this is encoded by the exons ATGGAAGAACTGAAGCTGATCGGTTCGAAAAAGAGCTTATTTTGTACGAGAATAGAGTGGGCATTGAAGCTGAAGGGTGTAGAGTATGAGTATTTGGAGGAAGATTTGGGAAACAAAAGTCCAATTCTGCTCAAGTACAATCCAGTTCATAAGAAAGTTCCTGTTCTTTTACACTTAGAAAAACCTATAGCTGAGTCTTTAGTCATTCTTGAATACATTGATGAGGTTTGGAAAGAGAACCCCTTGCTTCCCCAACACCCTTATGAGAGAGCCAAAGCTCGATTTTGGGCCAAATTTGCTGATGACAAG GTTTTGATGGGATCATTTGAAGCTTGCAAAGCTCAAGGAGAAGGGAAAGAAAAACTGATAGAATCTGTGCAAGAAGCTTTAGGTTTTCTCGAGAAAGAAATCGAAGGGAAGAAGTATTTCGGAGGAGAAAGCATTGGTTATCTGGATTTAGCATTGGGTTGGATTCATTTATACCTTGATGTATGGGGAGAAGTTGGGGAGATGAAGTTATTCCAAGAAGAAAAGTTTCCATGTCTTCATCAATGGTCTAAGACTTTTCTTATGGAAAATCCAGTCGTGGTTGAGTTATCTCCCTCGAGAGAAATGCTCGTCGAGTTATATTCTACTTATATCGCCTATCTTCGCTCTTTGGAAGCCAATAAATAG
- the LOC115709321 gene encoding uncharacterized protein LOC115709321 — translation MAVNRSPSPVSRRANPNARSSEMGNPMRRSFTGNPFSTKPSIVPNPRVLNPNTPANSPSDHPRRSSIGGGDVDDDKENAKLAARVRSPMASASKGTKNFMSPTISAASKFSTPSPRKRKILEERNEAVRGSLDLKGEKTQSLPKKVTFKEPLECFSDNVVIEEADLVNLDPSFKISPPCSYSIPVIAPNLDSSDHDPPLAPPPPPYDPKTNFLSPRPRFLRYKPSPRVELFLNNITSEGNALFDTDDISTEEEETQSDDYSQKDLEEKEEGVIVSEPVLIDVLAREKEEEVEKEEELIVSEPILSEEKEETVEEEKEEELIVFEPIPIDGTKSHSSIWRSKLTSLLIVLSFVCLAISISISPVTDETVFDSSSLLKQYDYHGGDVMAFAKARFDELARDFGVWYADTVSVFFELLLSNLRGGGGGAHKLGPLQYYNLSSLVEDASCGGDNSYEMNVFVPSRGVTEVVGIIVPLEDNGKVSQHPEGEDESESESEIEIEIESVVAEEEDFTDESLENEIEIESVSEDFTNERPEIVGDSSLKNENEIPPETVDASSSIQVVKTVDGNENGLSKVNEEIPEAATIDDDASSIQDVKSSQVTMACCAILALLIASSTIAIVLLVKKVDPATTPILPEKSKNSCCPSEMSSSSSSFQNQKLTKKNKHNNNRRESTATSSCSSMEEDSISISYGSFTTYEKIPTNDDEIITPVRRSSRLRRSHVTSP, via the coding sequence ACCCCTTCAGCACTAAACCCTCCATTGTTCCCAATCCAAGAGTTCTCAACCCGAATACTCCGGCTAATAGTCCTTCAGACCATCCTAGAAGAAGCTCAATAGGTGGCGGCGATGTTGATGATGATAAAGAAAACGCTAAATTGGCGGCTAGAGTTCGTTCTCCAATGGCGTCGGCTTCAAAGGGAACTAAAAACTTCATGTCACCAACGATTTCGGCTGCTTCAAAGTTCAGTACTCCTTCTCCGAGGAAGAGGAAGATTTTGGAAGAGAGAAATGAAGCGGTTCGGGGTTCTCTTGATTTGAAGGGAGAAAAGACTCAATCTTTACCAAAGAAGGTAACTTTTAAGGAACCCCTTGAGTGTTTTTCTGACAATGTGGTTATTGAAGAGGCTGACCTTGTTAATCTTGACCCTTCTTTTAAGATTAGTCCTCCTTGTTCTTATTCAATTCCTGTCATAGCTCCTAATTTAGATTCATCAGATCATGATCCTCCCTTGGCACCACCACCACCCCCATATGATCCTAAAACCAATTTTCTTTCTCCAAGGCCTCGCTTTCTTCGTTACAAGCCCAGCCCTCGAGTCGAACTCTTTCTTAACAACATCACAAGTGAAGGGAATGCACTCTTTGACACTGATGATATCAGTACAGAAGAAGAGGAAACTCAGTCTGATGATTATTCCCAAAAGGATttggaagaaaaagaagaaggggTTATTGTTTCTGAGCCAGTTCTTATCGATGTGCTTGCTCGGGAGAAGGAGGAGGAGGTGGAGAAAGAAGAAGAGCTCATTGTTTCTGAGCCAATTCTTTCTGAGGAGAAGGAGGAGACTGTTGAAgaggaaaaagaagaagagcTCATTGTTTTTGAGCCAATTCCTATTGATGGCACTAAGTCACATTCTTCAATTTGGAGATCAAAGTTGACATCTTTACTTATTGTTTTGTCATTTGTTTGTCTAGCTATCTCAATTTCGATTTCACCTGTCACTGATGAAACTGTGTTTGATAGCTCATCTCTATTGAAGCAGTATGATTATCATGGTGGTGATGTGATGGCATTTGCTAAAGCAAGATTTGACGAATTAGCTAGAGATTTCGGTGTTTGGTATGCAGACACCGTGTCTGTCTTTTTCGAGCTGTTGCTCTCTAACCttagaggaggaggaggaggagcaCACAAACTAGGCCCTTTACAGTATTACAACTTGAGTTCTCTAGTTGAGGATGCAAGTTGTGGTGGTGATAATAGCTATGAAATGAATGTGTTTGTTCCCTCAAGAGGAGTGACAGAGGTTGTTGGTATTATTGTACCTTTGGAAGACAATGGAAAAGTGTCTCAACATCCTGAAGGTGAAGATGAATCTGAGTCTGAGTCtgagattgagattgagattgagtctGTTGTAGCAGAAGAAGAAGACTTTACAGATGAAAGCCTTGAAAatgagattgagattgagtctGTCTCAGAAGATTTTACAAATGAAAGGCCAGAAATTGTTGGTGATTCTTCACTAAAAAATGAGAATGAAATCCCACCAGAAACTGTTGATGCTTCTTCTTCAATCCAAGTTGTGAAAACAGTAGATGGGAATGAAAATGGTCTCTCCAAAGTGAATGAAGAAATCCCAGAAGCAGCAACTATTGATGATGATGCTTCTTCAATCCAAGATGTGAAAAGTTCACAAGTAACAATGGCATGTTGTGCTATCTTGGCTCTTCTTATTGCATCATCCACCATAGCCATTGTGTTGCTAGTAAAGAAAGTGGATCCAGCAACAACTCCTATTCTGCCAGAAAAGTCAAAAAACTCTTGTTGTCCATCTGAAAtgagcagcagcagcagcagctttCAAAATCAAAAGCTCACAAAGAAGaacaaacataataataataggaGAGAATCCACTGCTACTTCATCATGTTCATCAATGGAAGAAGATTCCATTTCCATTTCATATGGAAGTTTCACCACTTATGAGAAGATTCCCACTAATGATGATGAGATCATTACACCTGTCAGGCGCTCTAGCAGACTCAGAAGAAGCCATGTCACTTCACCTTGA
- the LOC133036342 gene encoding probable glutathione S-transferase: MEELKLIGSKKSLFCTRVEWALKLKGVEYEYLEEDLRNKSPILLKYNPILKKVPVFLHLDKPIAESLVILEYIDEVWKENPLLPQHPYERAKARFWAKFVDEKVLMGSFEACKAQGEGKEKLIESAQESLGFLEKEIEGKKYFGGESIGYLDLAVGWIPIWLDVMEEIGEMKLIQPDKFSCLYQWSKNFLTDNPVVEELAPSRESLLEYFHASIAYLRSLEANK, translated from the exons ATGGAAGAACTGAAGTTGATCGGTTCGAAAAAGAGCTTATTTTGTACGAGAGTAGAGTGGGCGTTGAAGCTAAAGGGTGTAGAGTATGAGTATTTGGAGGAAGATTTGAGAAACAAAAGTCCAATTCTTCTTAAGTACAATCCAATTCTTAAGAAAGTTCCTGTCTTTTTACACTTGGACAAACCTATAGCTGAGTCTTTAGTCATTCTTGAATATATTGATGAAGTTTGGAAAGAGAACCCTTTGCTTCCCCAACACCCTTATGAAAGAGCCAAAGCACGATTTTGGGCCAAATTTGTTGATGAGAAG gttttgaTGGGATCATTTGAAGCTTGCAAAGCTCAAGGAGAAGGGAAAGAAAAATTGATAGAATCTGCACAAGAATCTTTAGGTTTTCTCGAGAAAGAAATCGAAGGGAAGAAGTATTTTGGAGGAGAAAGCATTGGGTATTTGGATTTAGCAGTGGGTTGGATTCCTATATGGCTTGATGTAATGGAAGAAATTGGGGAGATGAAGTTAATCCAACCAGACAAATTTTCATGTCTTTATCAATGGTCTAAGAATTTTCTTACAGATAATCCGGTTGTGGAAGAATTAGCTCCCTCGAGAGAATCTCTTCTCGAGTATTTTCATGCTAGTATTGCCTATCTCCGCTCTTTGGAAGCCAATAAGTAG